The following proteins are encoded in a genomic region of Coffea eugenioides isolate CCC68of chromosome 6, Ceug_1.0, whole genome shotgun sequence:
- the LOC113774437 gene encoding uncharacterized protein LOC113774437 codes for MNKAGGMTLFWDSDVKILQVQHTSFTVEAKIEDQEKKWGERCRAEWSFNDFRNFLSTNQMVDLGFEGQPWTWCNNWGNEGEIMQRLDRPMSSADWNLEFESVKCSHIKTYASDHCALMIDTKPTVVRKKRRFFFDKRWLQHENIAEVVKKAWKENIEGFRMYQVQSKLRNYRVALLKWSNGIHKNSKDKIDNLKKQLDQTRKSAMDNKREKVAGLKTQLIEAYNEEEIYWSQKARLKWLQEGDRNTQYFHAQVNGRRKQNRLQRLQREDGGWTKSEEETGKVIADYYRNLFAKSSDSNAQEVLEGIPTTITAEMNRELTKEVTEEEIKNAFFTMDCNKAPGSDTFIPGRHIIDNIIISHEYLHFLKNKRLGKDGYMAVKLDMSKAYDRASCQEAQELTKILRSYEQASGQMINLDKSSACFSKNVNQESKEAVCSKLEGIEQVAQEKYLGLPIVVTRSKKQLFGYIKENIERRMQNWKSKLLSSAGKEILIKAVSMAMPTYTMSCFKLPCREAMWRGVRRRIGNGRKTSIWNDQWILSNGKGKPVTAKSQGGKLDKVADLISNFRWNRTLIFKTFCKEDADNILKIPISITGRDDNTFWTRNINGEYTVQSGYKMEMERKEEVIRKEGEGVETSFNSVSQQMWKKVAVLVVVDGQQQQQMRTGGWSWVDDGLAIRVSQEEVEEHEEVQGWCRAVVMEVRRRWWR; via the exons ATGAATAAGGCAGGGGGAATGACATTGTTTTGGGACTCAGATGTTAAAATTTTGCAAGTGCAGCACACTTCCTTCACTGTGGAAGCTAAGATTGAGGACCAGGAAA AAAAGTGGGGAGAAAGATGTAGAGCTGAGTGGAGCTTCAATGACTTCAGGAACTTCTTAAGTACAAATCAGATGGTGGATCTGGGATTCGAAGGGCAGCCGTGGACATGGTGTAATAACTGGGGAAATGAAGGCGAAATCATGCAAAGGCTAGATAGACCCATGAGTAGTGCAGATTGGAACCTGGAGTTTGAGAGTGTGAAATGCTCTCACATTAAAACATATGCTTCAGATCATTGCGCCTTGATGATAGACACTAAGCCTACGGTtgtgaggaaaaaaagaaggttcttttttgATAAAAGGTGGCTACAACATGAGAATATAGCTGAGGTCGTCAAAAAAGCTTGGAAGGAAAATATTGAAGGTTTTCGGATGTACCAAGTGCAATCAAAATTGAGGAACTATAGAGTAGCCTTACTTAAGTGGAGTAACGGCATTCACAAAAACTCCAAGGATAAGATAGATAACCTCAAAAAGCAATTGGACCAGACTAGAAAATCTGCTATGGACAACAAGAGAGAAAAGGTGGCCGGCCTGAAGACACAACTGATAGAGGCTTATAATGAGGAGGAAATCTATTGGAGTCAAAAAGCCAGGCTCAAATGGTTGCAAGAAGGAGACAGAAATACCCAATACTTCCATGCACAGGTAAAtggaagaagaaaacaaaacagaTTGCAAAGGCTCCAAAGGGAGGATGGTGGCTGGACTAAATCCGAAGAAGAAACTGGGAAAGTGATTGCTGACTACTACAGGAACCTCTTCGCCAAGTCTTCAGACAGTAATGCTCAAGAGGTACTAGAGGGGATCCCAACTACTATTACGGCAGAAATGAACAGGGAGTTAACCAAGGAAGTGACAGAAGAAGAGATCAAAAATGCTTTCTTCACTATGGATTGCAATAAAGCTCCTGGCTCCGATA CCTTTATACCTGGGAGGCACATCATTGATAACATTATCATTTCCCATGAATATTTGCACTTTCTTAAGAATAAAAGACTTGGGAAGGATGGTTATATGGCTGTGAAGCTGGATATGTCGAAAGCCTACGATAGA GCCTCATGTCAAGAAGCACAGGAACTGACAAAAATTCTGAGGAGCTACGAACAAGCATCAGGACAAATGATAAACCTCGACAAGTCTAGCGCCTGCTTTAGCAAAAATGTCAACCAGGAATCTAAGGAGGCAGTATGCAGCAAGCTGGAGGGAATTGAACAAGTAGCTCAAGAGAAATACTTGGGACTCCCAATAGTGGTCACCAGATCGAAGAAGCAATTGTTCGGATACATCAAGGAAAACATTGAACGTAGAATGCAAAACTGGAAATCCAAATTGCTAAGCTCGGCTGGGAAAGAAATCTTGATCAAAGCAGTCTCAATGGCTATGCCCACTTACACTATGTCTTGTTTCAAATTGCCTTGCAG AGAGGCTATGTGGAGGGGAGTAAGAAGACGCATAGGAAATGGGAGAAAAACCAGCATTTGGAACGATCAATGGATCCTAAGCAATGGCAAAGGGAAACCTGTTACGGCCAAATCACAAGGAGGCAAACTTGACAAAGTTGCTGACTTGATCAGTAACTTCAGGTGGAATAGAACTCTCATTTTCAAGACGTTTTGTAAGGAGGATGCAgataatattttgaaaatcccAATCAGCATCACGGGAAGAGATGATAACACCTTCTGGACAAGGAACATAAATGGGGAGTACACGGTGCAGTCTGGATACAAAATGGAAATGGAAAGAAAGGAGGAAGTGATTAGGAAAGAAGGTGAGGGAGTGGAAACGAGTTTTAACTCAGTGAGCCAGCAAATGTGGAAG AAGGTGGCAGTGTTGGTGGTGGTCGAcggacagcagcagcagcagatgCGGACTGGTGGTTGGAGTTGGGTAGATGATGGGTTGGCTATTCGGGTCAGCCAGGAAGAAGTGGAAGAGCATGAGGAAGTGCAGGGGTGGTGTAGGGCGGTGGTCATGGAGGTTCGCAGGCGGTGGTGGCGATGA